A single region of the Lates calcarifer isolate ASB-BC8 linkage group LG16_LG22, TLL_Latcal_v3, whole genome shotgun sequence genome encodes:
- the unc5b gene encoding LOW QUALITY PROTEIN: netrin receptor UNC5B (The sequence of the model RefSeq protein was modified relative to this genomic sequence to represent the inferred CDS: deleted 1 base in 1 codon) encodes MLSVRMQRDQGLGPLVLLLLFGGYVASGTESSDYSEAEVLPDSFPSAPAEPLPEFLLEPEDAFIVKNRPVQMRCRASPATQIYFKCNGEWVNQNDHITRESLDQITGLVVREVDISVSRTQVEELFGLEDYWCQCVAWSSAGTTKSNRAYVRIAYLRKNFEQEPLGREVRLEQEVLLQCRPPEGMPAAEVDWLKNEDVIDPSQDSNFLITIDHDLIIKQARLSDTANYTCVARNVVAKRRSSTATLIVYVSGGWSSWTEWSECNAQCGRGWQRRTRSCTNPAPLNGGAFCEGPPFQRVTCTTLCPVDGGWTEWAKWSACGTECTHWRSRECQAPPPRNGGKHCSGSMMESKNCTEGLCTRNKKISIEHASHPLGPGMGVAVYAGLVVALLLCVILALCVGGLAYRRRRRHLHGDITDSSSALTTAFHPGNYKPPRQDNPHPLHPSAPPDLTATAGAFRGPLFSLQQAVNDSPHKIPMTTSPLLDPLPSLKIKVYNSSTLSSLELPADMGSGDGEILSLKSVGTVGREREYHSHTLSREPGLSTSATMGNLGGRLTIPNTGVSLLVPPGTIPQGKFYEMYLIINKWDKTTLPSEGSQTVLSPVVSCGPSGMLLNRPVVLTLPHCAQLDTPTPDWTLTLKTQTHQGAWEEVLTVGEETLSSPCYLQLEEECCHVLMEQLGTYGLVGQSCPPQPACKRLQLALFAPRAPCLSLDYSLRIYCIHDTPHALKEVLDLERSLGGVLLEDPKPLLFKDSYHNLRLSIHDIPHTHWRSKLLAKYQEIPFYHIWSGSQRPLHCTFSLERGSLAVSQLTCKICVRQVEGEGQIFQLHTDIQETLPPHSPLPSGGTCLPSSQVGPYAFRLPDSIRQKICASLDAPSARGCDWRLLARSLGFDRYLNYFATKPSPTGVLLDLWEACHQGDADLVSLATALEEMGKSEVLVVMTTDGDC; translated from the exons AGAGCAGCGACTACAGCGAGGCTGAGGTCCTCCCTGACTCCTTCCCATCAGCACCGGCGGAACCTCTCCCAGAATTCCTGCTGGAACCAGAGGACGCTTTCATTGTAAAGAACCGGCCGGTCCAGATGCGGTGCCGGGCGTCACCAGCCACACAGATCTACTTTAAATGCAACGGAGAGTGGGTCAATCAGAACGATCACATCACCAGAGAGAGCCTGGACCAGATTACAG GTCTGGTGGTGAGAGAGGTGGACATCTCAGTGTCGAGGACCCAGGTGGAGGAGCTGTTTGGGCTGGAGGACTACTGGTGCCAGTGTGTGGCCTGGAGCTCGGCTGGCACCACCAAGAGCAACCGTGCCTATGTTCGCATAGCAT ACCTGAGGAAGAAC TTCGAGCAGGAGCCGCTGGGGCGGGAGGTGCGACTCGAGCAGGaggtgctgctgcagtgtcGCCCCCCAGAGGGCATGCCCGCTGCTGAG GTGGACTGGCTGAAGAACGAGGATGTCATCGATCCATCGCAGGACTCCAACTTCCTGATCACCATCGATCATGATCTGATCATTAAACAGGCCAGACTCTCAGACACCGCTAACTACACCTGTGTGGCTCGTAACGTGGTGGCCAAAAGACGCAGCAGCACTGCTACTCTCATTGTTTATG tgagTGGAGGTTGGTCTTCTTGGACTGAGTGGTCAGAGTGTAATGCTCAGTGCGGGCGGGGCTGGCAGCGGCGAACACGCAGCTGTACCAATCCTGCCCCTCTGAATGGAGGAGCCTTCTGTGAGGGTCCACCCTTCCAGAGAGTGACCTGCACCACACTGTGCCCAG TGGATGGAGGCTGGACAGAGTGGGCAAAGTGGTCCGCCTGTGGGACAGAGTGCACCCACTGGCGCAGTCGCGAGTGCCAAGCCCCCCCACCCAGGAACGGAGGAAAGCACTGCAGTGGCAGCATGATGGAGAGTAAAAACTGCACTGAGGGGCTGTGTACACGAA ataaaaagatTTCTATTGAACATGCAAGCCATC CACTGGGCCCAGGTATGGGTGTAGCCGTCTATGCAGGTCTGGTGGTagccctgctgctgtgtgtgatcCTGGCGCTGTGCGTGGGAGGGCTCGCATATCGCCGCAGACGCCGCCATCTCCACGGAGATATCACTGATTCCTCATCCGCTCTCACCACCGCCTTCCACCCTGGCAACTACAAGCCTCCCAGACAGG ATAACCCTCACCCTCTGCatccctcagctcctccagaTTTGACAGCCACAGCGGGGGCTTTCCGTGGACCGCTCTTCTCCCTGCAGCAGGCGGTCAACGACAGCCCCCACAAAATCCCCATGACCACTTCTCCCCTGCTGGACCCGTTGCCCAGTCTCAAAATCAAGGTGTACAACTCCTCCACTCTTTCCTCCCTGGAGCTCCCCGCTGACATGGGCTCAGGTGACGGGGAGATCCTCAGCCTGAAGTCAGTGGGTACTGTGGGTAGAGAGCGAGAGTACCACAGTCACACCCTGTCCAGAGAGCCTGGGCTGAGCACCAGCGCCACCATGGGCAACCTGGGAGGACGCCTCACCATCCCCAACACAG GTGTGAGTCTGCTGGTCCCTCCTGGCACAATCCCCCAGGGGAAGTTCTACGAGATGTACCTCATTATCAACAAGTGGGACAAAACAAC GCTACCCTCTGAGGGCAGTCAGACTGTACTAAGTCCTGTTGTGAGCTGTGGCCCATCCGGCATGCTGCTGAATCGTCCTGTGGTCCTTACGTTGCCCCACTGTGCCCAGCTAGATACACCCACACCTGACTGGACCCTCACACTCAAGACTCAGACGCACCAGGGAGCATGGGAG GAGGTGTTGACAGTGGGCGAAGAGACTTTGTCATCTCCGTGCTacctgcagctggaggaggagtgTTGCCACGTTCTCATGGAGCAGCTGGGAACATATGGCCTGGTGGGCCAGTCCTGCCCTCCGCAGCCTGCCTGCAAACGCCTGCAGCTGGCACTGTTCGCACCCCGAGCACCCTGCCTCTCCCTGGACTACAGCCTCCGGATCTACTGCATCCATGACACACCACATGCTCTTAAG GAGGTGCTGGATTTGGAAAGGAGTCTAGGTGGAGTTTTGCTGGAGGATCCCAAGCCACTGCTCTTCAAAGACAGCTACCACAACCTGCGTCTGTCCATCCACGACATTCCTCACACTCACTGGAGAAGCAAACTACTGGCCAAGTACCAG GAGATCCCCTTCTATCACATTTGGAGCGGCAGTCAGAGACCTCTGCACTGCACCTTCAGCCTAGAGAGAGGCAGCCTGGCTGTGTCACAGCTCACCTGTAAGATCTGTGTCCGACAGGTGGAAGGGGAGGGACAGATATTCCAGCTGCATACGGACATCCAGGAG ACTCTACCACCGCACTCGCCCCTCCCCTCAGGAGGCACCTGCCTGCCTTCCTCTCAAGTGGGACCCTATGCCTTTCGCTTGCCTGACTCCATTCGCCAGAAGATCTGTGCCAGTTTGGATGCACCCAGCGCTCGCGGGTGTGACTGGAGACTACTGGCACGTAGTCTGGGCTTTGACAG GTACTTGAACTACTTTGCAACAAAGCCCAGCCCCACAGGTGTTCTACTGGACTTATGGGAAGCTTGTCACCAAGGTGACGCAGACCTGGTCTCTCTGGCGACCGCGCTGGAAGAGATGGGCAAAAGTGAGGTGCTagttgtcatgacaacagaTGGGGATTGTTGA
- the slc29a3 gene encoding equilibrative nucleoside transporter 3 yields the protein MDGTEPVQPSLNSSYIPTALGNHNISEDEENEDQSPSASLLPKHSSVPLAVRYSPEDSYCLVYIIFFLMGIGSLLPWNFFITAKHYWLYKLSNNTHQGGSEDHRSDLSDYFESYLAIASTVPSVLCLILNYVLVNKLSSNFRILSSLFVILLVFVVTTALVKVDMSEYRVDFFVGTLASVAVVSGASNLFSGSVFGISGHFPMRISQALISGQAMGGTLSAVASLVDLAVAKDVTDSALTYFLTADVFILLCIISYLLLPKLAYSRHYMLAATCTSTGALSEGGGAAGTESRVSVPPLQPILRKTWVLGLSVFYVFCISIMVFPAVSSGIQSVHKDSGSPWTNTYFVPLTSFFLYNVADFCGRQATAWLQVPGPTSRVLPILVLCRSFMVPLFMFCNYQPRDHLHTVLFTHDVYPVVFNCLLGLSNGYLGTLPMIYGPKVVPRELAEATGVVMSFFLTLGLAVGSAFSVLIVHFI from the exons ATGGACGGCACAGAGCCTGTGCAGCCCAGTCTCAACTCCTCCTATATTCCAACTGCTCTTGGCAACCACAACATATCTGAGGACGAGGAGAATGAGGACCAGAGTCCCTCTGCATCCCTCCTGCCCAAACATTCCTCTGTGCCTCTTGCTGTACGCTACAGTCCAGAGGACTCTTACTGTTTGGTGTACATTATCTTCTTCCTGATGGGCATCGGCTCCCTGCTGCCCTGGAACTTCTTCATAACAGCCAAACACTACTGGCTCTACAAACTGAGTAACAACACTCATCAAGGTGGCAGTGAGGATCACCGTTCAGATCTCAgc GACTACTTTGAGAGTTATCTGGCCATTGCCTCCACGGTGCCGTCTGTGCTGTGTCTGATTCTCAACTACGTCCTAGTTAACAA GTTGTCCTCGAACTTTCGGatcctgtcatctctctttgTGATCCTGTTGGTGTTTGTGGTGACCACGGCGCTGGTGAAGGTGGACATGTCAGAATACAGGGTGGATTTCTTTGTCGGCACGCTTGCCAGTGTGGCTGTTGTCAGTGGAGCCTCCAACCTCTTCTCTGGCAGTGTGTTTGGGATCAGTGGGCATTTTCCCATGAGGATCTCTCAGGCCCTTATATCAG GCCAGGCTATGGGAGGCACACTGAGTGCAGTAGCATCACTAGTGGACCTGGCAGTCGCGAAGGATGTGACAGACAGCGCTCTGACCTATTTCCTGACAGCTGACGTCTTCATTCTGCTCTGCATCATCTCATATCTGCTGCTGCCTAAGCTGGCATATTCAAG ACACTACATGCTGGCAGCAACATGCACCAGTACAGGAGCGTTGAGTGAAGGTGGGGGCGCTGCAggcacagagagcagagtctccGTCCCACCATTGCAGCCTATCCTCAGGAAGACATGGGTGCTGGGCCTGAGTGTCTTCTATGTCTTCTGCATCTCTATTATGGTGTTCCCCGCAGTATCCTCAGGGATCCAATCTGTCCACAAAGACAGCGGCAGCCCCTGGACAAACACTTACTTTGTGCCCCTCACCAGTTTCTTCCTGTACAATGTAGCAGACTTCTGTGGCAGGCAGGCCACAGCCTGGCTGCAGGTCCCGGGCCCCACCAGCCGAGTTCTGCCAATACTGGTGCTGTGTCGTTCCTTCATGGTCCCACTTTTCATGTTCTGTAACTACCAGCCGAGGGACCACCTTCACACAGTGCTATTCACACATGATGTGTACCCTGTGGTCTTTAACTGCCTGCTAGGCCTCTCAAACGGCTACCTAGGCACTCTACCAATGATCTATGGCCCAAAGGTGGTACCTCGGGAGCTGGCAGAGGCCACAGGAGTTGTCATGTCCTTCTTCCTCACTCTGGGACTTGCTGTTGGATCTGCATTCTCTGTGCTTATTGTGCACTTTATCTGA